Genomic DNA from Paenibacillus donghaensis:
GAAATCCTTTCTCTTATTTTCTTTTGCTCAAATTGGCTCAGGAAAAGTATTCAGAAAAACAATCGATACATCAAAAATACCAATTAAAAAAGCGACAATCACATAGTTATTTCTCATTAGAATGATTGTTCTATTTAGAATTTAGAAAAAATAAAAGAAGGTGATTTATATGATTAACACATTTAAGTTCCCTATTAATACTTCCGCTCCGTTTTCTGGGAACTCCTCTACAACGGTGGCACACAGACTTCGTTTTTCAAAAAACACCACTATCTCAGCTTTATATTGGTATAGGGGTAACACCACATACGCCCCGATTGTCACGCCTAGAATATACGAATTAAGTGGAAAGGTTATTGGTACAGGGAATGGAACTATAGAATCAAGTTTCCTATTGGGATGGTATAGATTACCTCTAACGACGCCTGTAGAGTTGATTGCAAACACAGATTATTTAATAGGTTGTTTTTTCAGTATTGGCGCTCCTATTGGATATTCAAATCTTGCTGTTGGTAATTACACTTATGACATTGGTGGAGATTTATCCATGACCTTATCAGATGGACTATATTGGAGTAATGGAGGAAGTGGTGTTGATGTTGTACCAATAAGGCAAGGTGGTGGGAATTTAATTTCTATTGGATTTGATGGTGTAAGCTACAATAGAAAGGTATTAGTTTTTAATAAAAATCAATACAAAAAGTATACAAATACTTGGGAAAATATATCAACTAACCCCATAGAAAGCGACTATATTAGTGGGAATACGCTCGAACAATTAAGCCTTATACCCGAATCCGCATGGTCACAACTAACAGGAAACGTTGAACTGTGTTATTACACCGATGATTCAACCAAAACAGAAGCACAATTTAATATTGAAACCACTCCCTTCACTTTAGCAGAAGAATGGGAGGATAAAGAAATAAAAATAATTGAATACACCGATGATCCCAATCAATCAGAATCGACTATAACTTTAGAAACCGAACCATTCTCACTATATGATGAACTTGGTGATACTGTAGATGTTTTATACTACACTGACGATCCATCCAAAACATCAGCTAATCTAAATGTTACAGCCAACTACTCCCCTCTCGATGAGATTGTGGGAGATTTTGATGTTGTCACCTGGACAGATGATGAGGATATTGCTGTGGGTAATGAGCCAACTTTGGAATATGGCGCATTACCATTTGAACAACTTATTATTCAGCCTTCAGATTTTTCGTCATATGGTACGGTTAAGTCATTTGTGGCAAGCAAAATTGGCGATGCAAGATTGAGATTTATCACAAGTTTTGATTCAGGTACAACTTGGAAAATTTATCGTTTTGGCAAATGGAGATTAATTAATAAAGCTGATTTGCTTATTGTCAGAAAAAAAGGAATGAGCGTTGATGAATTAAATGTGATACCCGAAAAGGATTTAATTGGAGCAAATAGGTTAGGTTATTATCTGGATAACAGCATTCATAATAGTGCTGAAAATGTGCAGCTGGATTATGTCAAAGTTAGTTCGTTAGCTCCTACTCAGGATGTTAAGTTTAGCGATGTGGCATTTTATTTGCTCAACACTACGGCTACGATTCAAATAGCTCTACAGGGTAATAAGATTGTCGGAACCTTAGATGATACTGATACAGGTAGGGTCCAATACAGAGTTATTTTAAATGGTAATCCCTACTATCCTGCCTCTGGTGATTTCTCACCGTTGATGCCTTCCCCTTTAAATATTCGGTTGAATATCTCTGAAAAGGACGTAGTGTTTGGACAAGATAATACATTAAAGGTTGAGTTCCAGGATTATTGGGGTCAAACCGATTTCTGGCAAACAACTTTTGTTGGAACGTATTCTGGGATAATGTTCAAGGATGAGACAGGTCAATTTCTATCAAACTCATTTGGAGAAATCTTGAAACACCTGGATTTCGGTGTGGTTATTGCTGGTCAAACCACATTAGAGCAAAAGGTGATTGTGAAGAACCAACTAGGAATCCAGGTTCAGAATCTAATCCTGGAAGTCCAAAAGGAGAAACTGCCTGAAGGAGTTAAAATTGAATTGTCTCGTTCAAACTTCCCGTTCACTCCAGAGGACCCATTGCTGTTTAACATGTTTTTTGACGAGAATGAAGAATTTGAATTTTATACTAGGATCTTAACCGACATTCAAGCTCCTCCAGCAGCCAATGGTGAGTTTGAAGTAAGAGCTAAAGCAGATCCAGTATGATTTATGATCTCAATACAATGAGATAAGGAAGTGTGTAAGTGGATGAAATCGATGAAATAAGTAGTATTATCACTATTAAAAACAGACTCTCTAACCAAATGGCAGGGAGTTTTAAACTATATCGTCCGATGACAGATGATATAGAGGCTGAATTCATTGTTAAAAAGAGTACTGGTGACGACCTAAGAAGTATCATCGAAGTCAGAGTTGAAAAATATGCCGATGTTAACGCAACAATGGATATTATGTATCGAGGCAATAGCGATGCTGAGGGAGAAATAGAAGCCATTGCTGCAAACTACATAGATGGGTTAATTGAAGTAAGACCACATAATCGTATGTTTGGTAAGTTTGAATTAATGGGCGCTCCCAAAGTCAGTGTGACTCTCCCTCCTATTGCTGATGCAACTACAAGAAGTCGTGAGGATTTACGGACAATAAACTATGGTGATACTAGAAGTATGTTGACTGGTAAAACCATAGATGAAGAATTTGGAGCATTTGTACAATTTGCTGATTTTGTAGAATCTATTCCTGATTTAAAGTTTATTGAATCAGCCAAGCTAAGATTATATTATACAAATGTACATTCTGAAGCAAATATTGAATTACATCAGCCCAATACTATATGGCGAGAATTAGGTATCACCGATGCCAATAAACCTCAATCAGTTGAAAAGCTTAGTGATACATTCACGATCAATACTGTTCAGCGATATGTTGAATTTGATGTTAAAGATATCGCTAAAAGATGGCAGGATGGTACTTTAGATAATTATGGGTTTATTATCTCAACTAGTGATGATGTTCGATACACATTATTTACTCGGGAGTCAGATTATCCTCCTCAATTAATTGTTGACTACATTACGTCACAGGTATTTAGCATAGGACGCAGTGAACTTGAGTGTGGAATATTTGTTTATGGTAAAGGCGATAGTGATTTGTCTGCTAGATTGACTGTAGATAGCGATGTAGGGATCAATAATATGGAATCCTATTTATATGTCCATCGTTCTGCTGATTTTATGCATAGTGATGTCGTAAGTAATATGCCAATTTCTAAACCAGACTTATTCTCTAGGATGACTGTACAGAGACGAGAGTTTACTGATTTAGAATCAGTGATAACGGTTGGCGTTCGAAGTATGACTGAAATTGATTCAAGCATTGGTATTAGTATTCCAGATATAGACTCTTGGTTGACTGTTGATCCCAATATGTCATTGGCAAGTATTATTAATGTTCCAGCGCATGAGTATCTAGATTCATACATAGCCGTATCACAGCCCGACTTAAACGCTACGCTGACAGTCTCAGACCATACAAGGGTAAATAGTTATATGGATTCTGTACTAACCGTTAGAACCGAATATGAGTCCATTATAGACTCAACTATAGATGTATCTGTCAGAGATTTGGCTGGTCTCATAAGTATTAGAGGGATTGCTGAAACAGAGATGGATGGGATTCTACAAGTTCCAGACAGATACGATGTAGATAGTACACTGGGCTATTCTCATCCAGATATGAATGCCACTTTAACAATTAGAGCCATAGGTGATAGTGGATTAGATGGTCTTATTGAGGTTCCATATTATGAGGACATGGATTCTACTTTTGGATACTCTCGTCCTGATTTGAATGCTATGTTGACCGTTACATATACTTCAGAGGTTGAGAGTGAGATATATGTTAAGGATAAAGAATACTTAAATTCAATGATTGATGTTAAGAACATTAGTGAAATGTCTGGTGTACTCATGATCAAAGCTGTCAATCAGATTGATGGAGAAATGACCGTTAATAATCCTGAGTTGTTTGGGTATTTGATACCCAGAGTTACCGGAGACAGCGATTTGGTCGGACAGATGCTGATTAAGAAAAGGAACGTTGCAGACTTGAATAGCTATATTAGTGTTCGAGGTAAGGGAAATAGAAATTTTGTAATCATGTTTTAAAGGAACTAGAGAGGTGTCATTTGGCATCTCTCTTTTATTTTGGGGGAACTAAATTGAAAGATTTTAATTTTAAACTATTGGCGAACAAAGACTACTCTTTTCTCTATGCGTTATCAGGTGCTGGAGGATCAATTTTGTCCTATTCGTTTGGAGGTTGGAGTGGACTATTGGAAATATTACTATTGATGTTTGCGATTGATTATATTTCAGGTTGTGTTGCAAGTTTAAAATCTGGGAAAGGATTAAAAAGCAGTATTGGATTTTGGGGATTGATAAAGAAAGGCATGATGCTGTTAATGGTTCTATTGGGCCATAGAATTGATTTAGCCCTAAATATGAATCTGGTCATGAATGGCACAATTGTTTTTTGGATATCAAATGAATTAGTCAGTATATTTGAAAATTATGGAAGGATGAAAATTAACATCCCTCCGATTTATAAAAAGATATTTACAATTTTCAAGGACAGGGCTGAAGCAGCAACAAAAGATGAAGATAAACCAGAACAATAAAAGACAACATTATTGTATCGCCCTGCTTGAGCATCCACAGTAAAGTTGTCCCAAAGAAATTATATCATATAAATTGTAAAAGGAGATAGTCTAAATGAAGGAAATAGTTTATTACAGTCAAAAAAATCCAAAATGGAAAAATACGATGTACTCCAGTCGCGGTGACACAACACAAACTATAGGAGCTTCT
This window encodes:
- a CDS encoding phage holin family protein — encoded protein: MKDFNFKLLANKDYSFLYALSGAGGSILSYSFGGWSGLLEILLLMFAIDYISGCVASLKSGKGLKSSIGFWGLIKKGMMLLMVLLGHRIDLALNMNLVMNGTIVFWISNELVSIFENYGRMKINIPPIYKKIFTIFKDRAEAATKDEDKPEQ
- a CDS encoding DNRLRE domain-containing protein; its protein translation is MDEIDEISSIITIKNRLSNQMAGSFKLYRPMTDDIEAEFIVKKSTGDDLRSIIEVRVEKYADVNATMDIMYRGNSDAEGEIEAIAANYIDGLIEVRPHNRMFGKFELMGAPKVSVTLPPIADATTRSREDLRTINYGDTRSMLTGKTIDEEFGAFVQFADFVESIPDLKFIESAKLRLYYTNVHSEANIELHQPNTIWRELGITDANKPQSVEKLSDTFTINTVQRYVEFDVKDIAKRWQDGTLDNYGFIISTSDDVRYTLFTRESDYPPQLIVDYITSQVFSIGRSELECGIFVYGKGDSDLSARLTVDSDVGINNMESYLYVHRSADFMHSDVVSNMPISKPDLFSRMTVQRREFTDLESVITVGVRSMTEIDSSIGISIPDIDSWLTVDPNMSLASIINVPAHEYLDSYIAVSQPDLNATLTVSDHTRVNSYMDSVLTVRTEYESIIDSTIDVSVRDLAGLISIRGIAETEMDGILQVPDRYDVDSTLGYSHPDMNATLTIRAIGDSGLDGLIEVPYYEDMDSTFGYSRPDLNAMLTVTYTSEVESEIYVKDKEYLNSMIDVKNISEMSGVLMIKAVNQIDGEMTVNNPELFGYLIPRVTGDSDLVGQMLIKKRNVADLNSYISVRGKGNRNFVIMF
- a CDS encoding DUF4082 domain-containing protein encodes the protein MINTFKFPINTSAPFSGNSSTTVAHRLRFSKNTTISALYWYRGNTTYAPIVTPRIYELSGKVIGTGNGTIESSFLLGWYRLPLTTPVELIANTDYLIGCFFSIGAPIGYSNLAVGNYTYDIGGDLSMTLSDGLYWSNGGSGVDVVPIRQGGGNLISIGFDGVSYNRKVLVFNKNQYKKYTNTWENISTNPIESDYISGNTLEQLSLIPESAWSQLTGNVELCYYTDDSTKTEAQFNIETTPFTLAEEWEDKEIKIIEYTDDPNQSESTITLETEPFSLYDELGDTVDVLYYTDDPSKTSANLNVTANYSPLDEIVGDFDVVTWTDDEDIAVGNEPTLEYGALPFEQLIIQPSDFSSYGTVKSFVASKIGDARLRFITSFDSGTTWKIYRFGKWRLINKADLLIVRKKGMSVDELNVIPEKDLIGANRLGYYLDNSIHNSAENVQLDYVKVSSLAPTQDVKFSDVAFYLLNTTATIQIALQGNKIVGTLDDTDTGRVQYRVILNGNPYYPASGDFSPLMPSPLNIRLNISEKDVVFGQDNTLKVEFQDYWGQTDFWQTTFVGTYSGIMFKDETGQFLSNSFGEILKHLDFGVVIAGQTTLEQKVIVKNQLGIQVQNLILEVQKEKLPEGVKIELSRSNFPFTPEDPLLFNMFFDENEEFEFYTRILTDIQAPPAANGEFEVRAKADPV